Within Bradymonas sediminis, the genomic segment GGCTTCTTCGACGTCAGCTTCTTCAGCAGCTTCTTCTGCTTCCTCTTCAGCCTCTTCTTCGGCTTCTTCTTCAGCAGCTTCTTCTTCGGCGGCGACTTCGACAGCAGCTTCTTCGTCGACGGCCTCTTCCTGCTTTTTACAAGCCGGAATCATGAGACCAGCGGACATCAAGAGGACACAGAACATTTTAAGCGAAGACTTCATCATAAACTCCCTATTCAATAAATTAGGATAACTATATCGGCAGACTTTATTTTAAACGAATGTATCATCTCCGATAAACATGCGGAGTCAACTCCACTCCAAACTAAATGGCTTCGACACTTTTGCGTAATATCAAAAGTTCAGCGGATAGTAGAAATCCTCGATCTTATTGTCAATCAAAGCGCTATTCCACTGATCCTGCAAGCGCAGCATTCGCACGGACTCGGCGCAGATGCAACCCTGCGCGGGTCGGTTGAGGGGGATGGATTAGAAATTTAGGCTCAGCCCGCCGCCAATCATCGCGCGTGTTGCGGGCACCAATAGGCCTGGAAACCCGTCGTCGAGCGCCACGCCCGGGGGCACTCCGAATTGGCCGCTCGCCGCCGCCGCGTCCAACACATCGGACGATATCGAGGGCACGCGCAAGCCAAGTCTAAACTCGCCGGGTTTGCCGTAAGTGATTGATGTGTAAGCGAAAACGCGCATGTAGGAGAGCACTCTGACGCTATAGTCCAGGCGGCTCAGGAACGAGAGATCACTCAGGTTTCCCAGCGTCGAGAAGGTAAATGTTGTGTCGTTCCAATCCCCGGGGCTCGGTGCCAGAGCGTAGAACGCCGCATAATGGCGGCCCGAATAAAGCGGGCGAAACGCTCCGTTGAGGATCATCCAGGGGTAGAGATCGGCGTCGGAATAACCGGCGCCATTGAAAAAATACTCGGCCCCCACATAGATCGTGTCCTCCTCGAGGATAGGAATACCGACTTCGGCGCCGACCAGGGCGCGCGGGATCCAATCGTCGGCGCGCGAGTAGCGCTCCGGTATTTGCAACTCGGCGATATTATCGAGGTCAATCCGCTCGAATTGGGTGAAGTTTGAGTCTCCGCGAAAGAACGGTGTCTCGACATTATGCAATAGGGTCGCGGCGGCGCGCAGGTCGAACCACCCCAGGGCGCTCGAGATGTCCGCGCCGAGTTGCGTGGGCTTGTCTTTTTGGGCGGCGGCAGACAGCCCCACTTCGGTGGTGCCGAGCAGGAGTTCCGCGCGCCCTGCGGCGCCGACCGTCTTCGGCGAGTCAGCCCCTCCGAGGTTCGCGATCGCGTAGAAATTCCATCCCTTGGACTCAATCGGAAGATGGAGCTTTAGAAGATCTACGCCGGTGCGCGCGTCGACCAGGGCCAGCGGGTCGCGCCGCTGCTCGAAGAGGAAGTCGTTGGGATACCAGAAGCGCCCGACCCCCCAGCGAAGGTGCTGGCGGCCGGCGGTGACGTAAATAGTGCGGGCGAGGTCGAATTTTATCCATAACTGGTCGAGTTCGGCGCGTAGCGCCTCGGCGCCAGCCCCGAATGGGTTGGTGCTCGGCGCGCCGGTGCCCGTGCCGCCGACGCCTGCCTCGGCCGAGGTCGTCGGTATATAGGTTAGGCGCGCGTCGGCGTAGACGCGCAGTCGGTTGCTTGGACGAGCGTCCAGGTAGACGTCAAATAAGTTGGGCTGGGTCAGTGGGAATTCGGCCGGGTCGCCGCTGTCGAGCACCGTATAATAGAGCTGGCTAAATAGGCTCCCGCCGATGTCGAGTGATTGCGCCTCGCGCGCGGCCAGGCGCGCCGAGAGTTCGTCGCCCAACTGACTGCTCGACGGCTCGCTGGCCACCTGGGCCGAGGGTATTGCGCCGCCTTCATCCCCGCCGAATATGGACGCCTCGCGCTCTTCGATGGGGTCTGAATCATCGGCGCCGAAGATCGCCGCCTCACGCGCGTCGATGGCGTCCATTTCGAAATCTTCCGCGTTATCGTCCTCTACATCCTCATCCACTTCTTCCTCGGCCTCATCCGCTTCGTCCTCGGGCTCGCCGAACATCGCGGCTTCGCGCGCCTCGATGCTCGAATCCTGCGCCTGGGCGGGCGTCGCCCAGGGCGTCAGCGCAGCGCAAATGCTGACGAAAAATAGTCTGCTCAGGGCGGGGCGAGTCACGAGGGATACCTATGGGTTGAGGCCGCAAATTGGCAATAATATCAATGGGCTGCGGCTTTATTTAGAGGGTGTCCGGTGGGTCAGCGGCTTTTGCTCTCGAGCCATGCTTTGGTGAAGATATTACCGGGCAGCGGCTTAAGCGCGACGTCGCGGAAGACGATGGTGGTGCGGTTGCCCTTCTCGACCTCATCGAAGATGCGGATCTCTTTTGGGAAGTAGACCCAGTCCTTCTTCTCTTCGCTCTTGAGGCGGCTCCACTTGGGGTAATAGGTGGTGCGCATCAGGCGTCCAGACAGCGCGAATTCTTGCTGCTTCAGCACGTTTTTGCTCTTGGTGTCGAGCCATAATTCGATAATCGGGTAGGCGACATCGTTGCGGTCTTTGGCCTTAAGCTTGAGGTGATGGACCTCAAATTTACCGAGCTTCTCAACGCCCACAAAGCTCGGGACGAACTTTTTGGCGAGCTCCCACTCGTCGAAGTCGCTGCGCTGTGAGCCGGTGCCGCCGATGCGCTCGCGCTCGGTGCGTCGCTCCCATTTGCCGACATTGGGGTCGTACATAAAGAGGTTTTTGTCGATGCGAAGGTAGCCTTTGCCGGCCTCGGAGCGCGGCTTCTCGAAGAGGATGATCATCTTATTCTCGGCGTCGCGCCGGTAGATGGTCGCCTCGTAGAGCAGGGCGCTTTTGTCCTTCTCGCGCTGGTCGATATAGACCTGGGCCTCGTAGTCGCCGGCGCTGTGCTGGCGGCGGTCGAGCTCCTCGAGCAATTCGAGCATCTCCTTATCGGAGAGTGTTTTGGCCGCGTCCTTGGGCGCGGTCTTCGCGGCGTCGGCTGCGCTAGGCTTCTCAGGCGTCGCCTGGGCGAAGGCCGCCTGGCTCAGCAATAGAATCGAAAAGAAGACGCCGAGCCGCGAGGCGATCGAGAGGCCAGAATAACGAGCTGCGTTCATTTTGAAATCCTAGTCAGTGGGTGAAGCCGAATTAATCTGCGTGTCGAATCGCGTCCACGGGTTGCATGCGCGCCGCCTTCAAAGAGGGCCAGAACGCGGCGAAACCGCTGAAGAGCGTGATGGCGATAACCGCCAAGATGGCCTGGTCGGCGGCCACGCTCATATGCAGGGTGTCGCTGAGCAAGATCGCCTGGACCGCCTCGACGGGGATGTGAATCTGCGCGGCGTCCAGCGCGGTCGCCGCCGCGGCACCGACGAGCCCGCCGAGGGTCGCCGCCGCGAAGCCCAGGACCATCGCCTCAAGCATAAAGAGAACCAAAATATGACCCCTCGGCATTCCCATCGCGCGCAGGGTTCCGATCTCGCCGGTGCGCTCGCGCACCGACATCAGCATCGTGTTGATCATGCCGACGCCGATGATGACCCCGAGCACCACGATCAAAAAGAACGACACGGTGTTGATGGCGGTGAGGATGAGGTTAAGAAAAGAGATCTGGTCCTGCCAGGTCGTCAGGTCGAGCTTCTGGCCGGTCCAGTCCTCGCCGCGCACCTGCTGGAATTTGGCGAAGAACGGGCGGTCACTATGGTCCATGACCTCAAATCCGGCCTCCTGCAGCGCGATGCGCGCGGCGCCCAGGGCGTCGGAGGCGTCGTTTGGGTTCTTCAGATAACCCATCACCATGCCGGTGGTGGTGGCGTTGAATTGGTAGAGGGTGCGCAGGGTTTCTTTGGGCAAGAAGAGGGCGAAGGTGCTCAACAGGCCGATGTCCTCGGCGATGGCGATGACGGTGACGTCGGCGGTGTTCGCCACGCCCTCGAGCGTCTGCGCGCGCACGGTGAGCGGGTCGCCCACGCCCACGCCCAGGCTGCGCGCCTGGCTGGCGAAAATCAGCGCGGTATTGGGCTCGCCAAGCTGTGTGATATCGCCCAATATTTCGTCGGAGCCGCCTTCTTTATAGGCCGACTCCGGGGCCAGGCGCACGACCTCGCGAAACGCGGTCTCCTCGCTAATATCCACGCCCATCAGCAGCGTCTGGATGGTGTCGGTGGCGCTGATCACCCGCGCGATGCCCTGGGTGCGGTCGACCACGCTGGTCAGGTTGGGGACATTCTCCTCGACGATCTTCTTGATCTCGGGCGCGTCGAGGACGATGGGCTCCATATCCGACGGCGTCGCCTTATAGAACCCGGCGACGTTGATATGCCCGGACACCAGCACCGTGGCCGAGTGGACGACGCTTGTGCGAATGCCCTCGGTCAGCGCCATCATCATCACCAGGAGCACGGTGACGCTGGCGATGGCGACCATCAAAAGAAACGTCCGCCGCCCCGCCTTGAGCAGGTTGCGGAGCGCGATGGTAAAGAGCGTGCGTAAAGGCATGGTGGTCCGTTTGTCGCAGCGTTTGGGTTGCGGTGATTCTGCAGGAGGCGCATCGCACTCCTGTTGACGAAGCCTCGCCGACGTTACTCCGCCCGGCAGCCTTCATCAAGTTGGGCGCAGCGCGCGCGAAGGCCAAGGCAGGGAGCGCGAGCGGCGTATCTGCGCACGCAAGAAGGCCCGCGAATCGTCGACGATCGCGGGCCTTCTGTGCATCTAAAGCGCTGCTGGGCGTGTGCAGGCTTATTTCGCCTCTTCCAATGCCTTTTCGATCGCGGCCTCGAAATTCTCGACGGGTTGCGCGCCTAAAAAGCGGCGACCGTTGATGAAGAAGGCAGGCGTTCCGCGCACGCCAATATTGGCGCCCTGAGCCATATCCTTCTCGATGATCGTGTCGTACGCAGGGCTGCTCAAATCCGCCTCGAACTTCTCGAGGTCCAGGCCGAGCTGCTCGGCGTACTCACGGTAGATTTCGCTTTGGCGAAGGCTTTGCTGGTCCGAAAAGATCAAGTCGTGCATCTCCCAGAATTTACCCTGTTCGCCGGCGGCCAGCGCGGCCTTGGCGGCGGCCTTTGCGTTGCGATGGAAGGGGAGCGGGTAGTGCTTAAATGCGACCTTCACCTGTCCGTCATATTTGGCCATGGCCTGGGTGAGGTGGGCGTGGCCGCGCTTGCAATAGGGGCATTCGAAATCGGAGAACATCACGACGGTGACCGGGGCATCCTCGGGGCCCATCACGGGCGCATCGCCCAGGGCGAGGTCTTTGAGGTCGATGACGTCCGCGGCGGGGGCTTTGGCGGGCTCGGGCGCAGCGATGTTTTCCTTATTATATTTGACCGCGGCCTCGTAAAGCGCGTCGCCCGAGAGCTTTTGCTCGGCCTTGATCTTCTGCGCCTGCTCGATCTGCGCGTCCACCGCTATTTTGAACGCGGCGAAGGGCTGAGCGCCGCGAAGATTGACGCCGTTGATCCAAAAGTAGGGAGTGCCGCGAGAGCCGACCTTAGCGGCGAGTGCGATGTCGCGCTCAATCTGCGCCTCGACGCTCTCGGAGTGATAGGCTTTTTTGAACTTCGCGACATCCAGGTTCAACTCGTTGGCCAACCCAGTGGCGAACGCCTCGAAGTCGTCGCTATGATCGCGAAACTCTGCCTGTCTCTCGAAGAGCAGGTCGTGCATCTCCCAGAATTTTCCCTGCGCGTGGGCGGCCAATGCGGCGCGGGCTGCAGGTTTGGCCTCGCGGTGAAAGGCCAGCGGGAGTTGCTTAAAGACCACGCGAATCTTGTCGCCGTATGCGTCCTCGAGCTGCGCGATGGTGGGCGTGACTTTTTTGCAGAAGGGACATTGGAAGTCCGAGAAGGCCACAATCGTGACCAGCGGGTCCTTGGCATTGCCGAGGACCGGGTCGTTGGCGTCGACCGGCACGTATGCCACTGACGCGGCCTTGGGCGCGCGGGCTGTGGGCTTGGGCTCCGGGGGCATATGATTGAGGGCGACGGCCTCTCGATAGATATCCTGGCGATTCGTTCCCTCTTCGATGAGTGCCCTGGCGATGGCCAGTTGCTCGTCGATCACCTGCTCGAATTTAACGATCGGCTGCGCCCCCGAAATTCGCTCGCCGTTGACGAAGAAATGAGGTGTTCCGCGTACGCCGAGGTCCTTGGCGGTCAACACGTCGCCTTCGACGGCCAGGGCGGTGTTGACGTCGTCCAGGGACGCCTGAAACTTGACGCGATCCAGGCCGATGCTCTCGGCCAGTTGGGTGGTCCACCGACGCATATCACCGGCGTGTGAGCGCATTTCGCGTTGGTTTTCGAAGAGCAGATCGTGCATCTCCCAGGCCTTGCCCTGCTCGGCGGCGGCGACCACCGCGTAGGCCGCTTCGCGCGCCTGCGCGTGCATCGGCAGGGGCATATGCTTGAGCACCACCCGCACATCGGCCGGGTATTTCTCGAGCAATTGGGTCATCGTGTCGGCGCCGCGCTTGCAGAAGGGGCATTGCAAGTCGGTGAACACGACGACCGTCACCAGCGCGGTGTCCGGCCCGAGGGTCGGGCTTGTACCGATGGGGATAATATCGCTGTCGGTGAAGGGCGCCGGCGCCGGCGCTTCGGTCAGCGGACCGTTGGTCTCGATGGTGGTCTCTGGCGGCGTTGAACAGCCCGAGAGCATAAAGATGAGCAACACGATCAGCAGACAAAAACGATGGGCCATCATCGTAGTTTCAATCATTGGATTCCTTATTGTTGACAATTTCTTTGCACGAATTCGCGCCGACACTAGTGCCGAGTGTCGGCGCAGGCAAGCGTCAATGCGCGGGTGATTTGGGGCTCCGAGTCGATGTTTGGCGCGCCCCATTGGCCTATTGGCGCATCGCGACGATGGGCTGAATCCGGGTGGCCATGCGCGCCGGGTAGAGCGTCGACAGCAGGCTGACGAGCAAGATGGCGAAGAGGGCCCAGAACATATTACCCGCGCTCAGGGTCGGGTAAAGGCGGTCGCCGGCGAAGAGAAAGCGCAGGAAGTCGGTCGTCGCCGGGATGCCAATCGTGTTGAATAAGAGAATGGTCCCGGCCCCGAGCGCGCAGCCGATGAGGCCCGAGATCAGCCCGAGGATGAGCGTCTCGAGCAAGAAGAGCGCCATGACATACCAGCGCTGGGCGCCGATGGCGCGCATGGTGCCGATCTCACTGGTGCGCTCGACGGTGGCCATGACCATCGAGTTATTGATGATGACCAGGGCGACCAAAAAGATGATGCCGATGGCGACATAGAGGACCAGGCGAATCACGATGACAAATTGCCCGACGATGCCCGCGGCTTCCTGCCAGTCGAGCACGTTGAGGCCGAGGCCTTGCTCGCGATTGAGCTCCTGGATCGCTGCGCGCGACTCTTCGAGGAGCATCGGATTCTTCAGGATAATCGCGGCGTTACGGGCGAGGCCTCCCGAGAGTTGGGCCGGGTCATAGGTGTTATTGTCGGCCAATTCAATCGGCTCATCTGCGCTCGGCGCGTCGACCTGCGGCGGGTCCGCGGCGGGGGTGTTTTCGGCGGGCAACTCACCGGGCGGGGTCTGCGCTGGGACCTCTTCGTCGGCCTCGGCGAAGGGCTCGGCGTCGTCGAACCCGAAGTCATCCATCACCGAGTCATCGCCGCCAAAGAGCGCGCCTTCCGCGTCGTCGCGGCGGATATCCGCCACGCCAACCTCGGCGCGGATGGCCTCTAATTCTGCGCGCGCTTCGGGGGTCATCACGCCGTAGAGCCGGCGAAAGGTCGGCAGGTCGATGATGTTGACCGAGCCTGCCATATCCGAATCTTCGAGCCCCTTAAACTCAAAGGTTCCCCATACCTTCACGTTGGCCGACTGCGGAAAGCCCTGCGCGGTAAACGCCTGCAGGGTGATCAACTCGCCGACCTTAAACTCATAGAGGCGCATCAGCGGCGCAATTTCGGCGTAGAAGAAGGCGTAGCGGGCGTCGAAGTTATCGTCGGTGACCTCCAAAAAACTTGTGATCAATGCTTCGTTATCGTCGGTGTCCGACTTCATAAAGCGCTGGATGCGCTGGGTGATGCGCGCGACGTCTTCGGGCGGCAACCCGAAGATCACCTGGCGCCACTGGCGGGTGAGGCGTTTGACCGCGCTCTGCAAGACGGTGTCGGTGGCGAGGGTGCGCTCGTTATAGTTGAGCTCGTGCTCGAGGCGGTCCATGCGGCGC encodes:
- a CDS encoding outer membrane lipoprotein-sorting protein, whose product is MNAARYSGLSIASRLGVFFSILLLSQAAFAQATPEKPSAADAAKTAPKDAAKTLSDKEMLELLEELDRRQHSAGDYEAQVYIDQREKDKSALLYEATIYRRDAENKMIILFEKPRSEAGKGYLRIDKNLFMYDPNVGKWERRTERERIGGTGSQRSDFDEWELAKKFVPSFVGVEKLGKFEVHHLKLKAKDRNDVAYPIIELWLDTKSKNVLKQQEFALSGRLMRTTYYPKWSRLKSEEKKDWVYFPKEIRIFDEVEKGNRTTIVFRDVALKPLPGNIFTKAWLESKSR
- a CDS encoding ABC transporter permease, encoding MPLRTLFTIALRNLLKAGRRTFLLMVAIASVTVLLVMMMALTEGIRTSVVHSATVLVSGHINVAGFYKATPSDMEPIVLDAPEIKKIVEENVPNLTSVVDRTQGIARVISATDTIQTLLMGVDISEETAFREVVRLAPESAYKEGGSDEILGDITQLGEPNTALIFASQARSLGVGVGDPLTVRAQTLEGVANTADVTVIAIAEDIGLLSTFALFLPKETLRTLYQFNATTTGMVMGYLKNPNDASDALGAARIALQEAGFEVMDHSDRPFFAKFQQVRGEDWTGQKLDLTTWQDQISFLNLILTAINTVSFFLIVVLGVIIGVGMINTMLMSVRERTGEIGTLRAMGMPRGHILVLFMLEAMVLGFAAATLGGLVGAAAATALDAAQIHIPVEAVQAILLSDTLHMSVAADQAILAVIAITLFSGFAAFWPSLKAARMQPVDAIRHAD
- a CDS encoding thioredoxin domain-containing protein encodes the protein MIETTMMAHRFCLLIVLLIFMLSGCSTPPETTIETNGPLTEAPAPAPFTDSDIIPIGTSPTLGPDTALVTVVVFTDLQCPFCKRGADTMTQLLEKYPADVRVVLKHMPLPMHAQAREAAYAVVAAAEQGKAWEMHDLLFENQREMRSHAGDMRRWTTQLAESIGLDRVKFQASLDDVNTALAVEGDVLTAKDLGVRGTPHFFVNGERISGAQPIVKFEQVIDEQLAIARALIEEGTNRQDIYREAVALNHMPPEPKPTARAPKAASVAYVPVDANDPVLGNAKDPLVTIVAFSDFQCPFCKKVTPTIAQLEDAYGDKIRVVFKQLPLAFHREAKPAARAALAAHAQGKFWEMHDLLFERQAEFRDHSDDFEAFATGLANELNLDVAKFKKAYHSESVEAQIERDIALAAKVGSRGTPYFWINGVNLRGAQPFAAFKIAVDAQIEQAQKIKAEQKLSGDALYEAAVKYNKENIAAPEPAKAPAADVIDLKDLALGDAPVMGPEDAPVTVVMFSDFECPYCKRGHAHLTQAMAKYDGQVKVAFKHYPLPFHRNAKAAAKAALAAGEQGKFWEMHDLIFSDQQSLRQSEIYREYAEQLGLDLEKFEADLSSPAYDTIIEKDMAQGANIGVRGTPAFFINGRRFLGAQPVENFEAAIEKALEEAK
- a CDS encoding ABC transporter permease — translated: MNNFIATTRLLILSAARSVFSHRMKSLIVGFILMFGTALLVLGTSLLDSVEHSMQKTVTESLAGHLQVYSSEAENQLALFGDVFFGGDDIGEIEDFAKVREAIEGLDNVKAVVPMGMTQARFVMGNRIDAVISELRDAVDQAGQSDDWSEVDALADQVRGMAEDLKAENVARLDIASDPTVYQAHIDALDRVLSDDFWQREMRAEPREALLYLDTEMAPLANDGNLVFMRVMGTDPQKFATYFDRFRIVRGEMIPEGQHGVLVSEQAYDRWLKNPVARRMDRLEHELNYNERTLATDTVLQSAVKRLTRQWRQVIFGLPPEDVARITQRIQRFMKSDTDDNEALITSFLEVTDDNFDARYAFFYAEIAPLMRLYEFKVGELITLQAFTAQGFPQSANVKVWGTFEFKGLEDSDMAGSVNIIDLPTFRRLYGVMTPEARAELEAIRAEVGVADIRRDDAEGALFGGDDSVMDDFGFDDAEPFAEADEEVPAQTPPGELPAENTPAADPPQVDAPSADEPIELADNNTYDPAQLSGGLARNAAIILKNPMLLEESRAAIQELNREQGLGLNVLDWQEAAGIVGQFVIVIRLVLYVAIGIIFLVALVIINNSMVMATVERTSEIGTMRAIGAQRWYVMALFLLETLILGLISGLIGCALGAGTILLFNTIGIPATTDFLRFLFAGDRLYPTLSAGNMFWALFAILLVSLLSTLYPARMATRIQPIVAMRQ